Within Runella rosea, the genomic segment ACAGGATGTTGCCAACCTTGGCGTTGAGAAATGGCTGGATAATCAGCTTGCCCTGCCCAATTCCTTTCGTACTCAAACGTACCTAGCGCAGATTCACCAAATGATGGTGGATTCGCTGACGTTTAAATATCCCTCCAATACCTACACGCTTTCCAACGTGTTTGTGGGCAATACGCACTTTGATGTTTCGTGGTTTCAGGGGGCCATGACCGCTCCTGATGTGGTCAGGTGGCGCGTGGCGTGGGCGTTGAGCGAGTTGTTTGTGGTGTCGAGGTTGTCGGCGTTTGACGACAACCCGTATGCGCTCTCAAGTTACTACGATTTATTATTGGAAAATGGCCTGGGAACGTATCGTAACCTGCTGGAGAAAATCACGTACCATCCAGCGATGGGCGTTTATTTGACCTTCATGAACAACCACGCGACGGATTCGACCAATAAAGTTTACCCCGACGAAAACTACGCCCGGGAGCTGATGCAGCTTTTTTCGATTGGACTTTACAAGCTAAATGTGAACGGAACAGAAATGCGGGACGCCAACAATAACCTCATCCCGACGTACAACAACAACGACATTGCAGGCTTGGCTAAAGTATTTACAGGACTGTCGTGGGGCGATAGCCGTTATCTGGGCGATAATGAAAAAAACAATTGGAGTTACACTTTGTCGATGAAGTTTTTCCCGATTGATTCGAGCGATGCCAAAAGAAATCCGTGGAAGACTCAACCGCGTATCGTGAACGGGCACGAACCTGGCCCAAAGACATTTTTGGGAGTTACCATTCCCGCCCGGCCCGTATTGCAGGGAGAGCAAGACATCAAGGATGCCTTGGATGTGTTGGCCAACCACCCCAACGTAGGTCCTTTCATTGCTCGAAGGCTCATTCAGCGGTTGGTAATGTCAAATCCTTCGCCGGGCTACATTCAGCGGGTGGCGACGGTGTTCAACAACAACGGAAGCGGAGTGCGCGGTGACTTAAAGGCGGTGGTTCGGGCCGTTTTATTGGATGCGGAGGCGCGGGATTGCGGTATCGACCAAGCCGTTAGCACCGTTGGAGCACTTCGCGAACCTTTTCTGAGATACATGAATCTGATGCGCGGTTTGCCACTGACGACGCAGGGAGGCGTATATCGAAACGTAATGGTTGATTTGTTTTCTAGATTGGAACAAAAACCGCTGAATTCACCTTCGGTGTTTAACTTTTTTCAGCCTGATTTTCAACCCGACGGCGAACTGAAAACGCAGGGGAAGTTTGCGCCAGAGTTTCAGTTGGTGAATTCCCAAACCATCACTGCGTACGTAAATGCGCTCGGCAAATGGTTGATTGATGACGACCCCGTTGAATATTGGGGATTTTTTAACGGTGAGGCATATAAGTCAGACCAAAACGCGAAATTCAATTTGGTGGCCGATTATGCCTTTACGCGTAACGATAAAATTGTCCAATTGCTCGACAAATATAACCTGCTTTTTACGGGTGGAAAACTGTCGGCCAAGACTTTGGATTTGATTCGTGCGATGGTCGTTAAAATGCCTTATTCCGAAAGCACCAACGGAGTGCCCAACGCAGACCAAGCTTATCGCCGCGTCAGATTGATGCTGGTGTTGATTTTATCTTCGCCAGATTATCTCATTAACCGCTGATAATGTGTTGGTTATCAAAAAACATT encodes:
- a CDS encoding DUF1800 domain-containing protein, which encodes MKFCLLFLCYCAFFIPHLRAQSIITFGQGNTPNVSVTASSQSSAAIQTLTGTGYLPNSAAASRFLSQATLGHNFAYIQDVANLGVEKWLDNQLALPNSFRTQTYLAQIHQMMVDSLTFKYPSNTYTLSNVFVGNTHFDVSWFQGAMTAPDVVRWRVAWALSELFVVSRLSAFDDNPYALSSYYDLLLENGLGTYRNLLEKITYHPAMGVYLTFMNNHATDSTNKVYPDENYARELMQLFSIGLYKLNVNGTEMRDANNNLIPTYNNNDIAGLAKVFTGLSWGDSRYLGDNEKNNWSYTLSMKFFPIDSSDAKRNPWKTQPRIVNGHEPGPKTFLGVTIPARPVLQGEQDIKDALDVLANHPNVGPFIARRLIQRLVMSNPSPGYIQRVATVFNNNGSGVRGDLKAVVRAVLLDAEARDCGIDQAVSTVGALREPFLRYMNLMRGLPLTTQGGVYRNVMVDLFSRLEQKPLNSPSVFNFFQPDFQPDGELKTQGKFAPEFQLVNSQTITAYVNALGKWLIDDDPVEYWGFFNGEAYKSDQNAKFNLVADYAFTRNDKIVQLLDKYNLLFTGGKLSAKTLDLIRAMVVKMPYSESTNGVPNADQAYRRVRLMLVLILSSPDYLINR